One Nicotiana tomentosiformis chromosome 4, ASM39032v3, whole genome shotgun sequence genomic window carries:
- the LOC104099818 gene encoding CO(2)-response secreted protease-like, whose protein sequence is MKDISLLFCLYLLLASFFRESNAVSQVQNNGVYIVYMGAADASNDGIKNNQAELMSSLIRRKKDAIVHSYKNGFSGFAAHLSEAEANSIAQKPGVISVFPDPILNLHTTRSWDFLQYQTDVEISSGPLSGSDSSPKGADTIIGILDTGIWPESESFSDNDMSAVPSQWKGTCMESHDFSSSKCNKKLVGARFYDDSGEDNRKPSGSVRDQNGHGTHVASTAAGNPISGASYYGLAAGTAKGGSPSSRIAMYRVCTSDGCRGSAIMKAFDDAIADGVDVLSLSLGSSSGLEPEFSNDPIAIGAFHAVEKGILVVCSAGNDGPSAKSVVNVAPWILTVAATTIDRDFETDIVLGGNKLIKGGGISFGNLTNSTVYPLISGDLAKSEDNDISEKNARSCVPDSLNEKKVKGKIVLCHNHDEGYSPSDKLEEVKSKGGIGFILVDDNARTVAPKFKSFPAAVVTEKDGNEILSYINSTRNPVASILPTVSKTKYKPAPVVAYFSSRGPAYNTLNLLKPDTTAPGVAILAAWPGNDTKEAVLGQEPPLFNILSGTSMSCPHVSGIVAIVKAQNPSWSPSAIKSAIMTTAIQTNNLKAPITTNSGSVATPYDIGAGEASPSGAINPGLVYETYAADYLQFLCSIGYDPIKIKLISKTVPDDFSCPTNSSSESISKMNYPSIAVSNIKENETKKVTRMITNVAEEEATYTAIIKAPAGLEVQVIPNKLVFTNNSKKLSYEVSFRTSSKPKGDLFGSITWINGKYKVRSPFVVTTYKVSDNTPRPADRRSK, encoded by the exons ATGAAAGACATTTCTCTGCTTTTCTGCCTCTATTTACTCCTCGCCTCTTTTTTTAGAGAATCCAACGCAGTTTCTCAAGTACAAAACAATGGTGTATATATTGTTTACATGGGTGCTGCTGATGCATCCAACGATGGCATTAAAAATAATCAAGCAGAACTTATGAGCTCTTTAATCAGaag GAAAAAAGATGCTATTGTACACAGCTACAAGAATGGTTTCTCAGGATTTGCTGCGCATTTATCAGAAGCTGAAGCGAACTCTATTGCTCAAAAACCTGGAGTCATCTCTGTATTTCCTGATCCAATATTGAATCTCCACACAACACGTTCATGGGATTTTTTACAATATCAAACTGATGTAGAAATAAGTTCTGGTCCACTCTCTGGTTCTGATTCATCACCAAAAGGAGCTGACACCATAATTGGTATCTTGGATACAG GAATATGGCCTGAATCAGAGAGTTTTAGTGATAATGATATGAGTGCAGTCCCCTCCCAGTGGAAAGGAACTTGCATGGAAAGTCATGATTTCAGCTCTTCCAAATGCAACAA GAAGCTAGTTGGTGCAAGATTTTATGATGACTCTGGTGAGGACAACAGAAAACCTTCTGGCTCAGTTAGGGACCAAAACGGACATGGAACTCATGTTGCATCTACAGCAGCTGGGAATCCAATTTCAGGAGCATCTTATTATGGCCTGGCGGCTGGGACCGCGAAGGGTGGGTCCCCGAGTTCAAGGATAGCCATGTATCGTGTCTGCACGAGTGATGGATGCCGCGGATCAGCTATAATGAAAGCATTTGATGATGCCATTGCGGATGGAGTTGATGTTTTATCATTATCACTTGGCTCATCATCTGGACTTGAACCTGAATTTTCGAATGATCCTATTGCTATTGGAGCATTTCATGCTGTTGAAAAGGGAATTCTTGTTGTCTGTTCTGCTGGAAATGATGGACCAAGCGCGAAAAGTGTTGTCAATGTTGCTCCTTGGATTCTCACAGTTGCAGCTACTACAATTGACCGTGACTTCGAAACTGATATTGTCTTAGGTGGGAACAAGTTGATTAAG GGAGGGGGCATAAGTTTTGGTAATTTGACAAATTCTACAGTATACCCGTTGATTAGTGGTGATTTAGCCAAATCAGAAGATAATGATATTTCTGAGAAAAATGCAAG GAGTTGTGTTCCGGATTCATTAAATGAAAAGAAAGTTAAGGGGAAAATTGTTCTTTGTCATAATCACGACGAAGGTTATTCACCTAGTGATAAGCTAGAAGAAGTGAAGAGCAAAGGTGGCATTGGATTTATACTAGTAGATGATAATGCAAGAACAGTAGCACCAAAATTCAAATCCTTTCCCGCGGCTGTAGTAACCGAAAAAGATGGCAATGAGATCCTCTCCTACATTAACTCAACAAG GAATCCAGTTGCATCAATTCTACCAACTGTTTCAAAAACCAAGTACAAACCAGCTCCTGTTGTGGCTTACTTCTCATCAAGGGGTCCTGCATACAACACTCTTAACCTCCTCAAA CCAGATACTACAGCACCAGGGGTTGCCATTCTCGCGGCTTGGCCTGGAAATGACACGAAAGAGGCTGTCTTAGGACAGGAACCACCACTTTTCAACATACTCTCAGGGACTTCCATGTCCTGTCCTCATGTTTCTGGTATTGTCGCGATAGTCAAGGCGCAAAATCCTTCTTGGAGTCCTTCAGCAATCAAATCAGCTATTATGACCACAG CTATACAGACTAACAATTTGAAGGCTCCAATCACAACAAATTCTGGATCAGTTGCAACACCATACGATATTGGAGCCGGAGAAGCAAGCCCTTCAGGGGCAATCAATCCAGGATTGGTCTACGAGACTTACGCTGCAGACTACTTGCAGTTCCTATGCTCAATCGGCTATGACCcaataaagataaaactcatctCAAAAACAGTTCCTGACGATTTTTCATGTCCCACCAACTCAAGTTCTGAATCAATCTCAAAAATGAATTACCCATCCATAGCTGTTTCAAATATCAAAGAAAATGAAACTAAGAAAGTAACCAGAATGATAACTAATGTTGCAGAAGAAGAAGCAACATACACTGCAATTATAAAGGCGCCAGCTGGATTGGAAGTCCAAGTGATTCCAAATAAATTGGTATTTACAAATAATAGCAAGAAGTTGAGCTATGAAGTGTCTTTCAGAACTTCATCTAAACCAAAGGGAGACTTGTTCGGATCAATTACATGGATAAATGGTAAATACAAAGTTCGAAGTCCATTCGTTGTAACCACTTATAAGGTGTCTGATAACACTCCCAGGCCTGCAGATCGCCGATCAAAGTAG